In Drosophila santomea strain STO CAGO 1482 chromosome 3L, Prin_Dsan_1.1, whole genome shotgun sequence, a single window of DNA contains:
- the LOC120450474 gene encoding RIB43A-like with coiled-coils protein 2 encodes MTLKIGICTKQDLDEAMKLQKREQYEDERKRRIFNAKQRLYGLDLEMLDRQILEKKKQRTAQMECDKKFEEQEQLQKRLILAQEKELEKKQRVVDSDLNYYRCRYQRKEQRREFDLNDPNFLKKARPTRVADNDISLGVSSAQIFQGEDLYNTDRKLRQREQQRAWLDQQVQERKKAEDARKQADNLLMDNVGCRDKHLQEMAKSDHQMRNQVIQRVRQFNINMAKQKQLDREREKREKYEDDMAEIYNMLSSDMLTENPDVAQSRTDPNKKIAFMYRGMTPEELRVFRLGQEQQLRLAIQRKTEAQMMDKQWEQYAINMDRTLVLHQIEDDRRRKGELDELMRANSKLAVEQDRQRKEALVGLTNAVSDDFYDQFNKNSR; translated from the exons ATGACGCTCAAAATCGGAATATGCACCAAGCAGGACCTCGACGAGGCGATGAAGCTGCAGAAGCGGGAGCAGTACGAAGATGAGCGGAAGCGTCGCATCTTTAATGCCAAGCAGCGTCTGTATGGG CTCGACCTCGAAATGTTGGATCGCCAAATACTTGAGAAAAAGAAGCAGCGAACCGCCCAGATGGAGTGCGACAAGAAATTTGAGGaacaggagcagctgcagaagCGCCTGATCCTGGCCCAGGAAAAGGAGTTGGAGAAGAAACAGCGTGTGGTGGACTCGGATCTTAACTATTATCGCTGCCGCTATCAGCGCAAGGAACAGCGCCGCGAGTTCGACCTAAATGATCCGAATTTCTTGAAGAAGGCACGTCCAACCAGAGTCGCCGACAATGACATTTCACTGGGCGTGTCCAGCGCCCAGATCTTTCAGGGCGAGGACCTGTACAACACTGACCGGAAGCTTCGGCAGCGGGAGCAGCAAAGAGCGTGGCTGGATCAGCAAGTGCAGGAGCGCAAGAAGGCGGAGGATGCTCGCAAGCAGGCCGATAATCTGCTGATGGACAACGTTGGTTGCAGAGACAAGCATCTGCAGGAGATGGCCAAGTCTGATCACCAGATGCGAAACCAAGTGATTCAGCGAGTGCGTCAGTTTAACATCAACATGGCCAAGCAAAAGCAATTGGACCGCGAAAGGGAAAAGCGTGAAAAATATGAGGATGACATGGCTGAGATCTATAATATGCTTTCTAGCGACATGCTTACTGAAAATCCTGATGTGGCTCAATCGCGCACCGATCCAAACAAGAAGATTGCTTTCATGTATCGCGGCATGACGCCGGAAGAACTTCGCGTGTTCCGCCTTGGACAAGAGCAACAGCTACGTTTGGCCATTCAGCGCAAGACGGAGGCCCAGATGATGGACAAACAGTGGGAGCAATACGCCATCAATATGGACCGCACCTTGGTCCTTCACCAGATCGAGGATGATCGCCGACGTAAGGGGGAATTAGATGAGCTAATGCGGGCGAATTCCAAGTTGGCTGTGGAGCAGGATCGGCAACGCAAGGAAGCACTTGTCGGCTTAACTAATGCCGTCTCGGATGACTTTTACGATCAGTTCAACAAGAACTCGCGTTAG
- the LOC120450473 gene encoding G2/mitotic-specific cyclin-A isoform X1, translated as MASFQIHQDVSNKENPGIKIPAGVKNAKQPLAVIGKSEKNALAPRANFAVLNGNNNVPRPSGKVQVFRDVRNHNVDENVEYAAKKSNVVPVVEQFKTFSVYEDNNDTQVAPPGKSLASLPDKENQHAVKFDAGQKEFVDYDLDSTPMSVTDIQSPMSVDRSILGVIGGTETGATPSGRVKELPPRNDRQRFLEVVQYQMDILEYFRESEKKHRPKPHYMRRQKDISHNMRSILIDWLVEVSEEYKLDTETLYLSVFYLDRFLSQMAVVRSKLQLVGTAAMYIAAKYEEIYPPEVGEFVFLTDDSYTKAQVLRMEQVILKILSFDLCTPTAYVFINTYAVLCDMPEKLKFMTLYISELSLMEGETYLQYLPSLMSSASVALARHILGMDMWTPQLEEITTYKLEDLKTVVLHLCHTHKSAKELNTQAMREKYNRDTYKKVAMIESVEMSKDDFDHLCEAYNDKQKEEHQQPDINTKSNVNLFYKF; from the exons ATGGCCAGTTTCCAGATCCACCAAGACGTGAGCAACAAGGAGAATCCGGGCATTAAGATCCCGGCCGGAGTGAAGAACGCCAAGCAGCCGCTGGCAGTAATTGGCAAGTCGGAGAAGAATGCGCTTGCGCCGCGGGCAAATTTCGCCGTACtcaatggcaacaacaatgtgCCGCGTCCGTCCGGGAAAGTT CAGGTCTTCCGTGACGTAAGAAACCACAATGTCGATGAGAATGTGGAGTACGCCGCCAAGAAATCGAATGTGGTGCCCGTGGTGGAGCAATTCAAGACCTTCTCCGTGTACGAGGACAACAACGATACCCAGGTAGCACCACCCGGAAAATCCCTGGCCTCCCTGCCCGACAAAGAGAATCAACATGCCGTGAAATT CGATGCCGGGCAAAAGGAGTTCGTGGACTACGATCTGGATTCAACGCCCATGTCCGTGACGGATATTCAGTCGCCTATGTCCGTGGACCGCTCCATTCTCGGTGTCATCGGTGGCACTGAAACGGGGGCCACGCCAAGTGGACGAGTCAAGGAGCTGCCGCCGCGCAACGATCGTCAGCGGTTCCTAGAAGTGGTTCAGTACCAGATGGACATCCTGGAATACTTTCGGGAGAGCGAG AAGAAACATCGCCCCAAGCCACATTATATGCGCAGACAGAAGGACATCAGCCACAATATGCGCTCCATCCTGATAGACTGGCTGGTTGAGGTTTCCGAGGAGTACAAACTAGACACAGAGACGCTGTATCTCTCAGTCTTTTATCTAGATCGATTTTTGAGTCAAATGGCGGTGGTGCGCTCCAAGTTGCAGCTGGTGGGCACGGCAGCTATGTATATTGCCGC GAAATACGAGGAAATTTATCCCCCAGAGGTGGGTGAGTTTGTGTTCCTCACCGACGACAGCTACACCAAGGCGCAAGTGCTACGCATGGAGCAGGTTATTCTGAAGATTCTCTCCTTCGATCTGTGCACACCGACTGCTTACGTCTTCATCAACACCTATGCTGTACTTTGCGACATGCCTGAGAAGCTGAAGTTCATGACGCTG TATATTTCTGAGCTATCCCTTATGGAGGGAGAAACGTACTTGCAATATTTGCCATCACTTATGTCATCCGCCTCAGTCGCATTGGCGCGTCACATTCTGGGCATGGATATGTGGACGCCACAGCTGGAGGAGATCACGACTTACAAGCTGGAGGACCTAAAAACAGTTGTATTGCATCTGTGCCACACCCACAAATCGGCAAAGGAACTCAACACGCAGGCCATGCGGGAAAAGTACAATAGAGACAC TTACAAGAAGGTGGCTATGATAGAATCAGTTGAGATGAGCAAGGACGACTTTGATCATCTCTGTGAGGCTTACAATGACAAGCAGAAAGAGGAGCATCAGCAGCCGGATATTAATACTAAATCGAACgtgaatttgttttataagTTTTAA
- the LOC120450473 gene encoding G2/mitotic-specific cyclin-A isoform X2, with product MASFQIHQDVSNKENPGIKIPAGVKNAKQPLAVIGKSEKNALAPRANFAVLNGNNNVPRPSGKVVFRDVRNHNVDENVEYAAKKSNVVPVVEQFKTFSVYEDNNDTQVAPPGKSLASLPDKENQHAVKFDAGQKEFVDYDLDSTPMSVTDIQSPMSVDRSILGVIGGTETGATPSGRVKELPPRNDRQRFLEVVQYQMDILEYFRESEKKHRPKPHYMRRQKDISHNMRSILIDWLVEVSEEYKLDTETLYLSVFYLDRFLSQMAVVRSKLQLVGTAAMYIAAKYEEIYPPEVGEFVFLTDDSYTKAQVLRMEQVILKILSFDLCTPTAYVFINTYAVLCDMPEKLKFMTLYISELSLMEGETYLQYLPSLMSSASVALARHILGMDMWTPQLEEITTYKLEDLKTVVLHLCHTHKSAKELNTQAMREKYNRDTYKKVAMIESVEMSKDDFDHLCEAYNDKQKEEHQQPDINTKSNVNLFYKF from the exons ATGGCCAGTTTCCAGATCCACCAAGACGTGAGCAACAAGGAGAATCCGGGCATTAAGATCCCGGCCGGAGTGAAGAACGCCAAGCAGCCGCTGGCAGTAATTGGCAAGTCGGAGAAGAATGCGCTTGCGCCGCGGGCAAATTTCGCCGTACtcaatggcaacaacaatgtgCCGCGTCCGTCCGGGAAAGTT GTCTTCCGTGACGTAAGAAACCACAATGTCGATGAGAATGTGGAGTACGCCGCCAAGAAATCGAATGTGGTGCCCGTGGTGGAGCAATTCAAGACCTTCTCCGTGTACGAGGACAACAACGATACCCAGGTAGCACCACCCGGAAAATCCCTGGCCTCCCTGCCCGACAAAGAGAATCAACATGCCGTGAAATT CGATGCCGGGCAAAAGGAGTTCGTGGACTACGATCTGGATTCAACGCCCATGTCCGTGACGGATATTCAGTCGCCTATGTCCGTGGACCGCTCCATTCTCGGTGTCATCGGTGGCACTGAAACGGGGGCCACGCCAAGTGGACGAGTCAAGGAGCTGCCGCCGCGCAACGATCGTCAGCGGTTCCTAGAAGTGGTTCAGTACCAGATGGACATCCTGGAATACTTTCGGGAGAGCGAG AAGAAACATCGCCCCAAGCCACATTATATGCGCAGACAGAAGGACATCAGCCACAATATGCGCTCCATCCTGATAGACTGGCTGGTTGAGGTTTCCGAGGAGTACAAACTAGACACAGAGACGCTGTATCTCTCAGTCTTTTATCTAGATCGATTTTTGAGTCAAATGGCGGTGGTGCGCTCCAAGTTGCAGCTGGTGGGCACGGCAGCTATGTATATTGCCGC GAAATACGAGGAAATTTATCCCCCAGAGGTGGGTGAGTTTGTGTTCCTCACCGACGACAGCTACACCAAGGCGCAAGTGCTACGCATGGAGCAGGTTATTCTGAAGATTCTCTCCTTCGATCTGTGCACACCGACTGCTTACGTCTTCATCAACACCTATGCTGTACTTTGCGACATGCCTGAGAAGCTGAAGTTCATGACGCTG TATATTTCTGAGCTATCCCTTATGGAGGGAGAAACGTACTTGCAATATTTGCCATCACTTATGTCATCCGCCTCAGTCGCATTGGCGCGTCACATTCTGGGCATGGATATGTGGACGCCACAGCTGGAGGAGATCACGACTTACAAGCTGGAGGACCTAAAAACAGTTGTATTGCATCTGTGCCACACCCACAAATCGGCAAAGGAACTCAACACGCAGGCCATGCGGGAAAAGTACAATAGAGACAC TTACAAGAAGGTGGCTATGATAGAATCAGTTGAGATGAGCAAGGACGACTTTGATCATCTCTGTGAGGCTTACAATGACAAGCAGAAAGAGGAGCATCAGCAGCCGGATATTAATACTAAATCGAACgtgaatttgttttataagTTTTAA
- the LOC120450473 gene encoding G2/mitotic-specific cyclin-A isoform X3: MRISAYPYAGNSGSQGKVFRDVRNHNVDENVEYAAKKSNVVPVVEQFKTFSVYEDNNDTQVAPPGKSLASLPDKENQHAVKFDAGQKEFVDYDLDSTPMSVTDIQSPMSVDRSILGVIGGTETGATPSGRVKELPPRNDRQRFLEVVQYQMDILEYFRESEKKHRPKPHYMRRQKDISHNMRSILIDWLVEVSEEYKLDTETLYLSVFYLDRFLSQMAVVRSKLQLVGTAAMYIAAKYEEIYPPEVGEFVFLTDDSYTKAQVLRMEQVILKILSFDLCTPTAYVFINTYAVLCDMPEKLKFMTLYISELSLMEGETYLQYLPSLMSSASVALARHILGMDMWTPQLEEITTYKLEDLKTVVLHLCHTHKSAKELNTQAMREKYNRDTYKKVAMIESVEMSKDDFDHLCEAYNDKQKEEHQQPDINTKSNVNLFYKF; the protein is encoded by the exons ATGCGCATAAGTGCATACCCATACGCGGGCAATTCTGGAAGCCAGGGAAAG GTCTTCCGTGACGTAAGAAACCACAATGTCGATGAGAATGTGGAGTACGCCGCCAAGAAATCGAATGTGGTGCCCGTGGTGGAGCAATTCAAGACCTTCTCCGTGTACGAGGACAACAACGATACCCAGGTAGCACCACCCGGAAAATCCCTGGCCTCCCTGCCCGACAAAGAGAATCAACATGCCGTGAAATT CGATGCCGGGCAAAAGGAGTTCGTGGACTACGATCTGGATTCAACGCCCATGTCCGTGACGGATATTCAGTCGCCTATGTCCGTGGACCGCTCCATTCTCGGTGTCATCGGTGGCACTGAAACGGGGGCCACGCCAAGTGGACGAGTCAAGGAGCTGCCGCCGCGCAACGATCGTCAGCGGTTCCTAGAAGTGGTTCAGTACCAGATGGACATCCTGGAATACTTTCGGGAGAGCGAG AAGAAACATCGCCCCAAGCCACATTATATGCGCAGACAGAAGGACATCAGCCACAATATGCGCTCCATCCTGATAGACTGGCTGGTTGAGGTTTCCGAGGAGTACAAACTAGACACAGAGACGCTGTATCTCTCAGTCTTTTATCTAGATCGATTTTTGAGTCAAATGGCGGTGGTGCGCTCCAAGTTGCAGCTGGTGGGCACGGCAGCTATGTATATTGCCGC GAAATACGAGGAAATTTATCCCCCAGAGGTGGGTGAGTTTGTGTTCCTCACCGACGACAGCTACACCAAGGCGCAAGTGCTACGCATGGAGCAGGTTATTCTGAAGATTCTCTCCTTCGATCTGTGCACACCGACTGCTTACGTCTTCATCAACACCTATGCTGTACTTTGCGACATGCCTGAGAAGCTGAAGTTCATGACGCTG TATATTTCTGAGCTATCCCTTATGGAGGGAGAAACGTACTTGCAATATTTGCCATCACTTATGTCATCCGCCTCAGTCGCATTGGCGCGTCACATTCTGGGCATGGATATGTGGACGCCACAGCTGGAGGAGATCACGACTTACAAGCTGGAGGACCTAAAAACAGTTGTATTGCATCTGTGCCACACCCACAAATCGGCAAAGGAACTCAACACGCAGGCCATGCGGGAAAAGTACAATAGAGACAC TTACAAGAAGGTGGCTATGATAGAATCAGTTGAGATGAGCAAGGACGACTTTGATCATCTCTGTGAGGCTTACAATGACAAGCAGAAAGAGGAGCATCAGCAGCCGGATATTAATACTAAATCGAACgtgaatttgttttataagTTTTAA